One part of the Spiribacter salinus M19-40 genome encodes these proteins:
- a CDS encoding TIGR00730 family Rossman fold protein: protein MSESKYDGPAGRKIDDALMTRESWKIFQIMAEFVEGFERLARIRPSVSVFGSARVSPDHPAYQRAEETARLLSDAGFSVISGGGPGVMEAANKGARDGKSPSVGLNIDLPHEQTANPYQEIALNFEHFFSRKVMFVKYASAYVVFPGGFGTLDELAEILTLVQTGKTRQIPVILMDSAYWQGLVDWLEQRMVAAGHIDREDLALFTLLDEPQAAVDAIFDYYEHRGFEPSQAEREVLLDL, encoded by the coding sequence ATGAGCGAGAGTAAGTACGACGGGCCGGCTGGGCGGAAGATCGATGACGCGCTGATGACGCGCGAGTCATGGAAGATCTTTCAGATCATGGCCGAGTTCGTGGAGGGGTTTGAGCGGCTCGCCCGGATCAGGCCTTCAGTCAGTGTATTCGGTTCGGCCCGCGTCAGCCCGGATCACCCAGCCTACCAGCGGGCTGAAGAGACGGCCCGACTGCTCTCCGATGCCGGATTTTCGGTCATCAGCGGTGGCGGCCCAGGTGTCATGGAAGCCGCGAACAAGGGAGCCCGCGACGGCAAGTCGCCGAGCGTTGGGCTCAATATCGACTTGCCCCACGAGCAGACAGCCAACCCCTATCAGGAGATCGCGCTTAACTTTGAGCATTTCTTCTCACGCAAGGTGATGTTCGTGAAGTACGCCTCGGCCTATGTCGTGTTCCCCGGCGGATTTGGGACGCTGGACGAGCTTGCGGAGATTCTGACGCTGGTGCAGACGGGCAAAACCCGTCAGATCCCCGTCATCCTGATGGACAGCGCGTATTGGCAAGGCCTGGTGGACTGGCTTGAGCAGCGCATGGTGGCGGCGGGACACATCGATCGTGAGGATCTTGCGCTTTTCACACTACTAGATGAGCCTCAGGCGGCGGTGGACGCCATCTTTGATTACTACGAACACCGGGGCTTTGAGCCGTCTCAGGCGGAACGGGAGGTCCTGCTCGATCTATAA